One genomic segment of Protaetiibacter intestinalis includes these proteins:
- a CDS encoding DUF58 domain-containing protein translates to MSSRTRTSSRDTQSSIDAVGLTNTRARIVGARTGVLADAVVGVVRAARAVGSVSLRVLRRLSAVVSPLGWVVLALIPAALGIGYAFGWLEFVATGWASVALAVVGAIALIGRAPYRMSLQLPHRRAVVGEAARGAISVRNTSSRRTLAAVLEVPVADGVVELGLPGLRGGTTRTEDFAIPTAKRGVIKVGPVRTVRGDPLGLVRRELEWTDGLELVVHPRTVSVPSTSTGLIRDLEGSPTRDLTSSDVAFHALREYQAGDDRRHIHWKSTAKTGTYMVRQFEQTRRSHLVVALSLSTHDFASEEEFELAVSVAGSLGVRAVRDGRTVAVVVSALTPEFAKRRVYAVRPLAVHLPERLLDDLATVDAAATALPLRDIARVVADDIPGISVAFLVCGSRTTAQELRACAARFPVDVEVVAIVCDPEAIPGLRRIAGLNVLTIGYLEELRLALARSAAVA, encoded by the coding sequence GTGAGCTCACGAACGCGCACCTCGAGCCGCGACACGCAGTCCTCGATCGACGCCGTCGGGCTCACCAACACGCGCGCCCGCATCGTGGGCGCGCGCACGGGCGTGCTCGCGGACGCGGTCGTCGGCGTGGTGCGGGCGGCGCGTGCCGTCGGGTCGGTCTCGCTCCGGGTCCTCCGGCGGCTGAGCGCCGTCGTGTCGCCCCTCGGCTGGGTCGTGCTCGCCCTCATCCCCGCGGCGCTCGGGATCGGCTACGCCTTCGGCTGGCTCGAGTTCGTGGCGACCGGGTGGGCGTCCGTCGCGCTCGCGGTCGTGGGTGCGATCGCGCTCATCGGGCGGGCGCCGTACCGGATGTCGCTGCAGCTTCCGCACCGCCGCGCGGTCGTGGGGGAGGCGGCGCGCGGCGCCATCAGCGTGCGCAACACGAGCTCCCGGCGCACGCTCGCCGCGGTGCTCGAGGTGCCGGTCGCCGACGGCGTCGTGGAGCTCGGGCTCCCCGGTCTGCGCGGCGGCACGACCCGCACCGAGGACTTCGCCATCCCGACCGCGAAGCGCGGTGTCATCAAGGTGGGACCCGTGCGGACCGTGCGCGGTGATCCGCTCGGACTCGTGCGCCGCGAGCTGGAGTGGACGGACGGGCTCGAACTCGTCGTGCACCCGCGCACCGTGAGCGTGCCGTCCACGAGCACCGGGCTCATCCGCGACCTCGAGGGCTCGCCCACGCGCGACCTCACCTCGAGCGACGTCGCCTTCCACGCGCTGCGCGAGTACCAGGCGGGCGACGACCGCCGTCACATCCACTGGAAGTCGACCGCGAAGACCGGCACCTACATGGTGCGCCAGTTCGAGCAGACCCGGCGCAGCCACCTCGTCGTCGCGCTCAGCCTCTCGACGCACGACTTCGCGAGCGAGGAGGAGTTCGAGCTCGCCGTGAGCGTCGCGGGTTCGCTCGGCGTGCGCGCCGTGCGCGACGGGCGCACGGTCGCCGTCGTCGTGTCGGCGCTGACGCCGGAGTTCGCGAAGCGCCGCGTGTACGCGGTGCGTCCGCTCGCCGTGCACCTGCCGGAGCGGCTGCTCGACGACCTCGCGACGGTCGACGCGGCGGCGACGGCCCTGCCGCTGCGCGACATCGCCCGCGTCGTGGCCGACGACATCCCGGGCATCTCGGTCGCCTTCCTGGTGTGCGGCTCGCGCACGACCGCGCAGGAGCTGCGCGCCTGCGCGGCACGCTTCCCGGTCGACGTCGAGGTCGTCGCGATCGTGTGCGATCCGGAGGCGATCCCGGGTCTGCGGCGGATCGCCGGCCTCAACGTGCTCACGATCGGCTACCTCGAGGAGCTCCGGCTCGCGCTCGCGCGATCGGCGGCCGTCGCATGA
- a CDS encoding transglutaminase-like domain-containing protein, translating into MKRQVGLSAIGDVVQLWLAMGLAAAMLWPIYRSNGFLVMAVATIAIGTMIAVAGAAFRWPAWVVMLVTLGAFTVAGVPLAVPSHAIGGVLPSVDGLLDLFSGVALGWKQLLTITLPVGDYQALLVPAFVLLLGGTVLSGSIALRVRYGELATIPPAVVFVLGILFGPADAMAPLVLGLAMFVVCVSWVSWWRWRRRRAATRRFDRESGPLLRFGVEVRTLVGAVAILALAVTGSVAAATAAAPRGERDVLRTAVAQPFDPRDYASPLAGFRRYLRDDDVDRTMLEVTGLPAGARIRIATLDSYDGVVYAVGSATVDSASGTFVRLPSAIDRSGVAGEQLSLDVDVVGYSGVWVPTVGLLGDVAFQGGDATTLEDGFAFNETSGTAADLGELDPGDRYHLDAVLPDEPRLSDLAETVPGSADVPRITEVPDELATTLDGYIAGTDGAGARLVAAISALRTDGYISHGLSADEPASRSGHSLDRIAELFSGTRMIGDAEQYAVAAALMADRLGFPARVVVGFAPESAGVDATTTVRGSDITAWIEVDTARYGWVAIDPVPPVRPIPEEDPEEPTPVSRPESIVPPPADRPDPREDQTDPDTTAEQPVSPDTTLEVLLQVLRISGIVVLVVLAALSPFLVVLGAKARRRHLRKTAPTTLARIRGGWDEFADLVVDHRLPLPPSATRSEVAAAVGTLPSRVLAAVVDRAVFAPGEPASSDADRVWVAVRELRGSLDAGRTRRERWRALVSVRSLGGGAVRQLLRRPGARS; encoded by the coding sequence ATGAAGCGCCAGGTGGGGCTCTCGGCGATCGGCGACGTCGTGCAGCTGTGGCTCGCGATGGGGCTCGCCGCCGCCATGCTCTGGCCGATCTACCGCTCGAACGGCTTCCTCGTCATGGCGGTCGCGACGATCGCGATCGGCACGATGATCGCGGTCGCGGGAGCCGCCTTCCGCTGGCCGGCCTGGGTCGTGATGCTCGTCACGCTCGGGGCCTTCACCGTCGCCGGCGTTCCGCTCGCCGTCCCCTCGCACGCGATCGGGGGCGTGCTGCCGAGCGTCGACGGCCTCCTCGACCTGTTCTCGGGCGTCGCGCTCGGCTGGAAGCAGCTGCTCACGATCACGCTTCCGGTCGGCGACTACCAGGCGCTCCTCGTGCCCGCCTTCGTGCTGCTGCTCGGCGGCACGGTGCTCTCCGGCAGCATCGCGCTGCGGGTGCGCTACGGCGAGCTCGCCACGATCCCGCCGGCCGTCGTGTTCGTGCTCGGGATCCTCTTCGGGCCCGCGGATGCCATGGCGCCTCTCGTGCTCGGGCTCGCCATGTTCGTGGTGTGCGTCTCCTGGGTCAGCTGGTGGAGGTGGCGTCGCCGTCGGGCGGCGACCCGTCGCTTCGACCGCGAGTCCGGTCCGCTGCTGCGCTTCGGGGTGGAGGTGCGCACGCTCGTGGGCGCCGTCGCGATCCTCGCCCTCGCGGTGACCGGCTCGGTCGCCGCGGCGACCGCCGCGGCCCCGCGCGGCGAGCGCGACGTGCTGCGCACCGCCGTCGCCCAGCCGTTCGACCCGCGCGACTACGCGAGCCCGCTCGCGGGCTTCCGCCGCTACCTCCGCGACGACGACGTCGACCGCACGATGCTCGAGGTGACGGGCCTCCCCGCCGGCGCCCGCATCCGCATCGCAACTCTCGACAGCTATGACGGTGTCGTCTACGCGGTCGGCTCGGCCACCGTCGACTCGGCGTCGGGGACCTTCGTGCGGCTCCCGTCGGCGATCGACCGTTCGGGGGTCGCGGGGGAGCAGCTGAGCCTCGACGTCGACGTCGTGGGCTACTCAGGCGTGTGGGTGCCCACCGTGGGGCTGCTCGGCGACGTGGCCTTCCAGGGCGGCGACGCGACGACCCTCGAGGACGGCTTCGCGTTCAACGAGACGAGCGGCACCGCCGCCGACCTGGGCGAGCTCGACCCGGGCGACCGCTACCACCTCGACGCCGTGCTGCCCGACGAGCCGCGCCTCTCCGACCTCGCCGAGACCGTCCCCGGTTCGGCCGACGTTCCCCGCATCACCGAGGTGCCCGACGAGCTCGCCACGACGCTCGACGGGTACATCGCGGGCACCGACGGCGCCGGGGCGCGCCTCGTCGCGGCGATCAGCGCGCTGCGCACCGACGGCTACATCAGCCACGGGCTCTCGGCCGACGAACCCGCGAGCCGTTCCGGTCACTCCCTCGACCGCATCGCCGAGCTGTTCTCCGGCACGCGGATGATCGGGGATGCGGAGCAGTACGCCGTCGCGGCCGCCCTCATGGCGGATCGGCTCGGCTTCCCGGCCCGCGTCGTCGTCGGCTTCGCACCCGAGTCGGCGGGCGTCGACGCGACGACGACGGTGCGCGGTTCCGACATCACCGCCTGGATCGAGGTCGACACCGCCCGCTACGGCTGGGTCGCGATCGACCCCGTGCCGCCCGTGCGCCCGATCCCCGAAGAGGATCCCGAGGAGCCGACGCCGGTCTCGCGTCCGGAGTCGATCGTGCCGCCGCCCGCGGACCGCCCCGACCCTCGGGAGGATCAGACGGACCCCGACACGACCGCCGAGCAGCCGGTGTCGCCCGACACGACGCTCGAGGTGCTGCTGCAGGTGCTGCGGATCTCGGGGATCGTCGTGCTGGTCGTGCTCGCGGCGCTCTCGCCGTTCCTCGTCGTCCTGGGGGCGAAGGCCCGACGACGGCACCTGCGCAAGACGGCACCGACGACCCTCGCCCGCATCCGCGGCGGCTGGGACGAGTTCGCCGACCTCGTCGTCGACCACCGCCTTCCGCTGCCGCCCTCCGCGACGCGATCCGAGGTGGCCGCCGCGGTCGGCACGCTGCCGTCGCGCGTGCTCGCGGCGGTCGTCGACCGGGCGGTGTTCGCGCCCGGTGAGCCCGCTTCGAGCGACGCGGACCGCGTGTGGGTCGCGGTGCGCGAGCTGCGCGGCTCGCTCGACGCGGGC